From Erigeron canadensis isolate Cc75 chromosome 8, C_canadensis_v1, whole genome shotgun sequence, one genomic window encodes:
- the LOC122578051 gene encoding ribose-phosphate pyrophosphokinase 1-like yields MAASLALPSPASCSTSSSSSLSSRRTFNRRFLYKDCRVPASSNAIRCEISRSLNGNPRVPIINEGMLPTFIQAGRLNHTVMNGKLKIFSGTANSALSQEIARYMGLDLGLIEIKRFADGEIYVQLQESVRGCDVFLVQPTSPPANENLMELLVTIDACRRASAKNITAVIPYFGYARADRKTQGRESIAAKLVANLITEAGADRVLACDLHSGQSMGYFDIPVDHVYCQPVILDYLASKTICSSDLVVVSPDVGGVARARAFAKKLSDAPLAIVDKRRHGHNVAEVMNLIGDVKGKVAVMLDDMIDTAGTISKGAALLHEEGAREVYACCTHGVFSPPAIERLSSGLFQEVIVTNTIPLKEQHYFPQLTVLSVANLLGETIWRVHDDSSVSSIFT; encoded by the exons ATGGCGGCGTCTCTAGCGCTGCCATCTCCGGCGTCATGCTCcacctcttcttcttcctcacTGTCATCTCGGCGCACTTTCAACCGCCGTTTCCTTTACAAGGACTGCCGTGTTCCGGCATCTTCTAACGCTATC aggtGCGAGATTAGTAGATCGTTGAATGGAAATCCAAGGGTACCAATTATTAACGAAGGGATGCTGCCCACCTTCATTCAAGCTGGCCGCCTGAATCATACCGTTATGAATGGAAAGCTTAAAATATTTTCTGGCACTGCAAATTCAGCCCTTTCTCAG GAAATAGCAAGGTACATGGGCCTTGATCTTGGATTGATTGAGATCAAGCGGTTTGCAGACGGTGAAATATATGTTCAGCTGCAAGAGAGTGTGCGGGGGTGTGATGTGTTTCTGGTACAGCCTACCAGCCCCCCTGCAAATGAAAATCTCATGGAACTTCTTGTAACAATTGATGCTTGTCGAAGAGCATCAGCCAAGAACATCACAGCAGTCATTCCTTACTTCGGATATGCTAGAGCAGATAGAAAG ACTCAAGGGCGTGAATCCATTGCTGCCAAACTAGTAGCAAACCTCATTACAGAAGCAGGTGCAGATCGTGTTCTTGCTTGTGATCTTCATTCTGGGCAGTCAATGGGTTACTTTGATATTCCAGTGGACCACGTGTACTGTCAG CCTGTTATTCTTGATTATCTTGCTAGCAAGACAATTTGCTCCAGTGATTTGGTAGTGGTATCACCTGATGTTGGTGGAGTTGCTAGAGCACGTGCTTTTGCCAAAAAGTTATCTGATGCCCCTTTGGCAATTGTTGACAAAAGGCGCCATGGACACAATGTGGCTGAG GTAATGAATCTGATTGGTGATGTCAAAGGAAAAGTTGCTGTAATGTTGGATGATATGATCGATACTGCTG GAACTATATCAAAAGGTGCAGCTTTGTTACATGAAGAGGGAGCAAGGGAAGTCTATGCGTGTTGCACTCATGGCGTATTTAG CCCCCCTGCAATTGAAAGGTTGTCAAGCGGTCTTTTCCAAGAAGTGATTGTTACAAACACAATTCCTTTAAAGGAACAACACTATTTTCCGCAGCTGACTGTTCTTTCAGTAGCAAATCTTTTGGGTGAGACCATTTGGCGTGTTCATGATGACAGCTCTGTAAGTAGCATATTCACATGA